A stretch of Babesia bigemina genome assembly Bbig001, chromosome : III DNA encodes these proteins:
- a CDS encoding translation initiation factor SUI1, putative, whose translation MFLDFDTAGIKDPFKQSASAENGGSNAASRLVHIRNQQRNGRKSVTTVQGLEETLDLKKMVRALKKEFSCNGTVISHAEYGSIIQLQGDKRHDVVRFLERENLVSPDQIRIHGV comes from the coding sequence ATGTTCCTCGACTTCGATACCGCGGGTATTAAGGACCCCTTCAAACAGAGCGCATCTGCGGAGAACGGAGGGAGCAATGCCGCCAGTAGGCTAGTGCACATTCGCAACCAGCAGAGAAACGGGCGTAAGAGTGTCACAACCGTTCAAGGTCTCGAAGAAACGCTGGACCTCAAGAAGATGGTCCGTGCCCTCAAAAAGGAGTTCAGTTGCAACGGCACGGTTATTTCACACGCCGAGTACGGTTCTATCATCCAGCTTCAAGGCGACAAGCGCCACGACGTCGTCCGCTTCTTGGAACGCGAAAATCTCGTATCGCCTGATCAGATCAGGATTCATGGAGTTTAA
- a CDS encoding SNF7-RELATED, putative, whose amino-acid sequence MVFGLLRRAKKGAIGEPSADNKQAVQQALKMGNEAIRDMNKRMTHLDERIKECVEEAKRKHANNDKQGALGALRRKKLYEEEVARISASIMTLESQNITLEGAQMQQLALSALSTGVTAHKKLQQHMATREVDELMEQLEEQRDAQAEIHDAMTQGLSLPTEFEDELEALIQEEKMKEAAESQQLEEIATEPAERPTVQPAQPVATAPLPQATERAKTEEPIAQ is encoded by the exons ATGGTTTTcgggctgctgcgccggGCGAAAAAGGGCGCCATTGGCGAGCCTTCCGCCGACAACAAG CAAGCTGTGCAACAGGCCCTTAAGATGGGCAACGAAGCCATACGCGACATGAACAAGCGTATGACCCACTTAGACGAGAGGATCAAG GAATGCGTCGAGGAAGCAAAGCGTAAAcacgccaacaatgataaGCAGGGCGCTTTGGGCGCCCTGCGCCGCAAGAAGCTCTATGAGGAGGAGGTTGCCAGGATCTCCGCCTCGATAATGACCCTCGAGTCACAGAATATAACGCTTGAGGGCGCACAAATGCAGCAACTGGCTCTAAGCGCTCTTTCCACCGGAGTGACGGCGCACAAaaagctgcagcagcacatgGCCACCAGGGAGGTGGACGAGCTGATGGAACAGCTGGAGGAACAGAGGGACGCACAAGCGGAGATCCACGACGCGATGACCCAGGGCCTGTCGCTTCCGACAGAG TTCGAGGACGAGCTGGAGGCGCTCATCCAGGAAGAAAAGATGAAAGAGGCGGCCGAGTCACAGCAGCTCGAAGAAATCGCAACCGAGCCCGCCGAGAGGCCCACGGTACAACCAGCGCAGCCCGTCGCCACCGCCCCCCTTCCTCAGGCCACGGAGCGCGCCAAAACGGAGGAACCCATCGCACAGTGA